The Acanthochromis polyacanthus isolate Apoly-LR-REF ecotype Palm Island chromosome 5, KAUST_Apoly_ChrSc, whole genome shotgun sequence genome includes a window with the following:
- the cdkn1a gene encoding cyclin-dependent kinase inhibitor 1 isoform X2 has translation MATHKRILSALGNGQARRNLFGPVDREQLQAEYQAALRKDLEEASKRWGFDFMSDKPLEGSDFQWEGIPGNGVPLLYRSCMLGLGKTEGKRAAEKTVSARRGRVGPPQSEKENIPQTPEKCKLSLDNLEKTPDRGENTGLKRKQTNLTDFYQAKRRVVWMPRKSGE, from the exons ATGGCTACTCACAAGCGGATCCTGAGCGCCCTGGGGAACGGACAGGCCCGGAGAAACCTGTTCGGCCCAGTGGACCGAGAGCAGCTGCAGGCGGAGTACCAGGCTGCCCTGCGCAAAGATTTGGAAGAGGCTTCAAAGCGCTGGGGCTTCGACTTCATGTCAGACAAGCCTTTAGAGGGCAGTGATTTCCAGTGGGAGGGCATCCCAGGCAACGGGGTGCCACTGCTCTATAGATCCTGCATGCTCGGTCTGGGTAAGACTGAAGGCAAGAGGGCGGCAGAGAAGACAGTTTCTGCCAGAAGAGGAAGGGTGGGGCCACCACAGAGCGAGAAGGAGAACATCCCTCAGACACCAGAGAAATGTAAACTCAGCCTGGACAACCTGGAGAAAACGCCGGACAGAGGCGAGAACACGGGGCTGAAGAGGAAACAGACAAACCTCACAG ATTTCTATCAGGCCAAAAGAAGAGTGGTTTGGATGCCACGCAAATCTGGCGAGTGA
- the cdkn1a gene encoding cyclin-dependent kinase inhibitor 1 isoform X1, protein MCRTMATHKRILSALGNGQARRNLFGPVDREQLQAEYQAALRKDLEEASKRWGFDFMSDKPLEGSDFQWEGIPGNGVPLLYRSCMLGLGKTEGKRAAEKTVSARRGRVGPPQSEKENIPQTPEKCKLSLDNLEKTPDRGENTGLKRKQTNLTDFYQAKRRVVWMPRKSGE, encoded by the exons ATG TGTAGAACGATGGCTACTCACAAGCGGATCCTGAGCGCCCTGGGGAACGGACAGGCCCGGAGAAACCTGTTCGGCCCAGTGGACCGAGAGCAGCTGCAGGCGGAGTACCAGGCTGCCCTGCGCAAAGATTTGGAAGAGGCTTCAAAGCGCTGGGGCTTCGACTTCATGTCAGACAAGCCTTTAGAGGGCAGTGATTTCCAGTGGGAGGGCATCCCAGGCAACGGGGTGCCACTGCTCTATAGATCCTGCATGCTCGGTCTGGGTAAGACTGAAGGCAAGAGGGCGGCAGAGAAGACAGTTTCTGCCAGAAGAGGAAGGGTGGGGCCACCACAGAGCGAGAAGGAGAACATCCCTCAGACACCAGAGAAATGTAAACTCAGCCTGGACAACCTGGAGAAAACGCCGGACAGAGGCGAGAACACGGGGCTGAAGAGGAAACAGACAAACCTCACAG ATTTCTATCAGGCCAAAAGAAGAGTGGTTTGGATGCCACGCAAATCTGGCGAGTGA
- the tmcc2 gene encoding transmembrane and coiled-coil domains protein 2 translates to MLDKSEVATLGLPSTTSHGGSDSNISADGAAAASSGVVSGGAEGSGEPQRTRAALEHLQQKILKVTEQIRVEQEARDDNVAEYLKLAHNADKQQASRIKQVFEKKNQKSAQTIAHLHKKLEHYHKKLKEIEQNGPARQPKDVLRDMQQGLKDVGANVRAGISGFGGGVVEGVKGGVSALTHTAVVSKPREFASLIRNKFGSADNIAHLKDTLEDGVGGHSEDTPTPRALSGSATLVSSPKYGSDDECSSATSGSGAGSNSGGAGGGGGLLGPTMGSPRLDGHHHHHHHMHSSWDSLLEGLQEIKASQTHMEDAIEDMKGQLQSDYSYMTQCLQEERYRYERLEEQLNDLTELHQNEMTNLKQELASMEEKVAYQSYERARDIQEAVESCLTRITKLELQQQQQQVVQLEGVENANARALLGKLINVILALMAVLLVFVSTLANFITPLMKTRARVAATVMLTLLLFILWKQWDFVEPWLLPS, encoded by the exons ATG CTGGACAAGAGCGAGGTGGCAACTCTAGGCCTACCCTCCACCACCAGCCATGGAGGCTCTGACAGCAACATTAGTGCAGATGGAGCGGCGGCAGCGTCGTCTGGGGTCGTGTCCGGGGGAGCGGAGGGTTCAGGGGAGCCTCAGCGGACCCGTGCTGCTTTGGAGCACTTGCAGCAGAAGATCCTGAAGGTCACCGAGCAGATCCGCGTGGAGCAGGAGGCCCGTGACGACAACGTTGCAGAGTACCTGAAGTTAGCTCACAACGCAGACAAACAGCAGGCGTCCAGAATCAAGCAGGTGTTcgagaagaagaaccagaagtCAGCACAGACCATTGCTCACTTGCACAAAAAACTAGAGCACTACCACAAGAAGCTAAAGGAGATAGAGCAG AATGGACCAGCCCGGCAGCCGAAGGATGTCCTGCGGGACATGCAGCAAGGATTAAAGGACGTGGGGGCCAATGTTCGTGCTGGGATAAGTGGTTTTGGAGGTGGAGTAGTTGAAGGGGTCAAAGGTGGAGTATCTGCACTCACTCACACAGCCGTGGTGTCCAAGCCCAGAGAGTTTGCCAGTCTCATCAGGAACAAGTTTGGCAGTGCTGATAACATCGCTCACCTAAAGGACACTCTTGAAGACGGAGTTGGGGGCCACTCTGAAGACACCCCCACACCCAGAGCCCTGAGTGGAAGTGCCACTCTGGTCTCCAGCCCAAAGTACGGCAGCGACGACGAGTGTTCCAGCGCCACGTCCGGCTCCGGAGCGGGCAGTAATTCTGGTGGggctggtggaggaggagggttgCTAGGACCAACCATGGGGAGTCCCAGACTGGACgggcaccaccaccaccaccaccacatgCACAGTTCATGGGACTCTCTACTTGAGGGCTTGCAGGAGATCAAAGCCAGCCAGACGCACATGGAGGATGCCATTGAGGACATGAAGGGCCAGCTGCAGAGCGACTATTCCTACATGACTCAGTGTCTGCAAGAAGAGAGATACAG GTATGAGCGACTCGAAGAGCAGCTAAATGACTTAACAGAGCTGCACCAGAATGAGATGACCAACCTGAAACAGGAACTTGCCAGCATGGAGGAAAAAGTTGCTTACCAATCGTACGAGAGAGCAAGGGACATTCAG GAAGCTGTGGAGTCGTGTCTGACCCGCATCACCAaactggagctgcagcagcagcagcaacaggtCGTCCAGTTAGAAGGAGTGGAGAACGCCAACGCTCGAGCTCTGCTGGGAAAACTCATCAACGTCATTCTGGCGCTGATGGCTGTGCTGCTGGTCTTTGTCTCCACTTTGGCCAACTTCATCACCCCGCTGATGAAGACCAGAGCCCGGGTTGCTGCCACCGTCATGCTCACCTTGCTGCTCTTCATTCTGTGGAAGCAGTGGGATTTTGTGGAGCCGTGGCTTCTGCCCAGCTAA